Sequence from the Rutidosis leptorrhynchoides isolate AG116_Rl617_1_P2 chromosome 3, CSIRO_AGI_Rlap_v1, whole genome shotgun sequence genome:
ACCTGCTGATTCACACTTGGTTTTCACAAAAGTATGTGCAAATGAAGAAGAAATCAGAAGATGTACAGGGCAATGCATCTGAGATTttggatacaattaaaaaggttaagGGTCAAGCCCGGGTTCAATCGTTAAAGGAGCTCCGGTTAATTGTATCGGATCATGTTACTGTTAGAAAAACTGTGGTTGATAAAGGTGGAGCAAGTGTTCTTACATCTTTATTAGGTCCGTACACTTCTCATGCAATTGGTTCTGAGGTAGTTTCAATTCTTGTTTGTTTAAGTCTTGATTCATGTTCAAGGTTGAATCTTATGCAACCTGCAAAGTTTTCATTAGTGGTAGATATGTTAAATGAGGGTTCGATTGAAACAAAGATCAATTGTACCAAATTGATACAAACATTAATAGAAAATGATGATTTTCAAGTGGAATTAGTGTCTAGCCATAGTTTATTAGTTGCCTTAATGCGTTTAATTAGAGATCGAAGACACATGTGCGGAAATTTACCCGGGTTGCGATTACTTAAATCGATATGTTTGCATATACAAGTGAGATCATTGATTGTTAGCATTGGGGCTGTACCTCAATTGGTTGAATTGTTACCCAAATTGAATGCTGAATGTTTGGAGTTAGCATTGTTCATTTTAGAAGCTGTATCAACTGTTAAAGAAGGTAAATTGGCATTAAGCGGCTGTCCGAACACCATACCGAATGCTGTTAGAGTTATGATGAAGGTTTCCGAAAGGTGTACGCAACTAGCTTTGTCGATTTTATCGTCGATTTGCAAGCTTTCACCCGAAGAGTACGGTTCGGTTGCAGTTGATGTTGGTCTTGCAGCAAAACTGCTGCTTGTAATTCAAAGTGGTTGCGATCCGTTGCTAAAACAGCAGTCAGCTGAATTGTTGAAGTTATGCAGTTTGAATTATACAGATTCAATCTTTATATCAAAGTGCAAGCTGACGCGAACGATTAGGTGAAGGCGGATGTTGTTGAGTATCAAttgattaacataataataataatcactatCAAGAATTGATGAAAAATGTGAAGATTGAAATGGTGGATTATTGTATATAGTTGTGGAAACTTCAATTTGGAGTCAAAAAGATGGTGGATTAAAGTTTGTTTGCAATCACAAGTGTAATTGATCAGTGGTTGATATTGCTCCAATTAGATTAGATACTTTTATTATCATAAATCTTTCTTCTAGCATTGTGGAATTACCATTGGTAAAATTCACCTTTTTGTTCAATTAATTTCATTTTTGTCCTTTCAAATATCATTTCAGTTTTGGAATATATCTCTGCATAAATATATTTCTTTGGTCCAATTGAGATTGTTATCACGTTCTTTGAGCTTTTTGGGTGATTTGTGTTTTTGTTGGTGGACTCAAAACACAGTGAATGAAAgcaaatgaatgaatgaatgatttGTAATTGTAAATTTGTAAACATATAAGGTTTTCTTTATTCGGTCTACTCGAAAAAGCTTAGTATACGAGTATTATACTTGAATATAAACGGTCTAACTGAGTTATCTTATCTTTTTATCATGTATAATTGTGAAttgtgatgtgtgtgtgtgtggaatGAGCATGAAGAGAAGGGTCACTGTGTTTGACATTTTGTTAGAAGAATATGGGGATTGGACCCATGAAAAGCTGTTTATGTCAAATCAAAATGATGACTTGAAATGAAATGATAGTttaaagagctttcaatgtaattCGATATATCAGAAAACAAAATGCCTAGTATTCGATTTCGATTAGGTACACCGTACACGTATTATTGGACTTAGGTTTATTCAATACTAGGTATAGGTATCATATAGGTATTGTCCACTTCAAGAATTAAATCAATCAACCATCCAACACCAAACTTATGAGCATGAATACGACGCACAAACCTAGCTCCATAAAACGGCCAATTGC
This genomic interval carries:
- the LOC139896467 gene encoding U-box domain-containing protein 30-like; the protein is MHVCISNGVNGQVLDLDTAVKDGVLGGGVGFGGGFADKLDLNKLIEDLDLPEVPSVFICPISLEPMQDPVTLCTGQTYERSNILKWFSMGHFTCPTTMQELWDDSVTPNKTLHLLIHTWFSQKYVQMKKKSEDVQGNASEILDTIKKVKGQARVQSLKELRLIVSDHVTVRKTVVDKGGASVLTSLLGPYTSHAIGSEVVSILVCLSLDSCSRLNLMQPAKFSLVVDMLNEGSIETKINCTKLIQTLIENDDFQVELVSSHSLLVALMRLIRDRRHMCGNLPGLRLLKSICLHIQVRSLIVSIGAVPQLVELLPKLNAECLELALFILEAVSTVKEGKLALSGCPNTIPNAVRVMMKVSERCTQLALSILSSICKLSPEEYGSVAVDVGLAAKLLLVIQSGCDPLLKQQSAELLKLCSLNYTDSIFISKCKLTRTIR